A single region of the Pseudomonas sp. VD-NE ins genome encodes:
- the smc gene encoding chromosome segregation protein SMC gives MRLKCIKLAGFKSFVDPTTVNFPSNMAAVVGPNGCGKSNIIDAVRWVMGESSAKNLRGESMTDVIFNGSTSRKPVSQASIELVFDNSDGTLLGEYAAYAEISIRRKVTRDSQTTYYLNGTKCRRRDITDIFLGTGLGPRSYSIIEQGMISKLIESKPEDLRNFIEEAAGISKYKERRRETENRIRRTHENLARLTDLRDELERQLERLHRQAEAAKKYQEFKAEERQLKAQLSALRWQDLNDQVGQRESIIGTQEVSFEALVAEQRNADAAIERLRDGHHDLSERFNLVQGRFYSVGGDIARVEQSIQHGQQRLRQLQDDLKEAERARLETESHLGHDRTLLLTLGEELDMLTPEQEVTSAAAEEAAAALEDSESVMHGWQEQWDAFNLTAAEPRRQAEVQQSRIQQLETSMERLADRQKRLGEERALLSADPEDAAIMELNEQLAESEATLEDLQTSEEAQVEKLEQLRQELQQALIAQQQAQGDLQRLNGRLASLEALQQAALDPGTGTAEWLKEHNLAERPRLAEGLKVEAGWELAVETVLGADLQAVLVDDFSGFDLSGFTQGDLRLLSPASDGVRVAGSLLDKVDAQIDLSPWLGQVKPVDSLEQALALRGQLSAGESLISRDGYWVGRHFLRVRRASEAESGMLARGQEIEALHLEREEKEATVEAMETRLQTLRAQQRQQENGREHLRRLLQDEARQQGELKAQLSAGKAKAEQLTLRRTRLDEELVELGEQRELEHEQIGEARMQLQEALDAMALDTEQRELLLAQRDSLRERLDRVRQEARQHKDHAHQLAVRLGSLRAQHDSTRQALERLEMQAERLTEKREQLSLNLEEGEAPLEELRLKLEELLDKRMTVDEELKTAQIALEDADRELRDAEKRRTQAEQQSQLIRGQLEQQRMEWQALTVRRKALQDQLLEDGYDLNGVLATLTAQASEREAEEELERINARIQRLGAINLAAIDEYTQQSERKRYLDAQDADLVEALETLENVIRKIDKETRNRFKDTFDQINGGLQALFPKVFGGGRAYLELTGEDLLDTGVTIMAQPPGKKNSTIHLLSGGEKALTALALVFAIFKLNPAPFCMLDEVDAPLDDANVGRYARLVKEMSQTVQFIYITHNKIAMEMAEQLMGVTMHEPGCSRLVAVDVEEAMAMVDA, from the coding sequence GTGCGGCTCAAGTGCATCAAACTGGCGGGATTCAAATCCTTCGTCGACCCGACCACGGTGAACTTCCCCAGTAACATGGCGGCGGTCGTCGGGCCGAACGGTTGCGGCAAGTCGAATATCATCGACGCCGTACGCTGGGTGATGGGCGAGAGTTCGGCGAAGAACCTCCGTGGCGAGTCGATGACCGACGTCATCTTCAACGGCTCGACCAGCCGCAAACCGGTGAGTCAAGCGAGTATCGAGCTGGTTTTCGACAACTCCGACGGCACGCTGCTGGGCGAGTACGCCGCCTACGCCGAGATTTCGATTCGCCGTAAAGTCACCCGCGACAGCCAGACCACGTATTACCTCAACGGCACCAAATGCCGGCGTCGCGACATCACCGATATTTTCCTCGGCACCGGCCTCGGCCCGCGCAGCTACTCGATCATCGAGCAGGGGATGATCTCCAAGCTGATCGAATCCAAGCCGGAAGATCTGCGCAACTTCATCGAAGAAGCCGCCGGCATCTCCAAGTACAAGGAGCGCCGCCGCGAGACCGAAAACCGTATCCGCCGCACCCATGAAAACCTCGCGCGTCTGACTGACCTGCGCGATGAGCTGGAGCGCCAACTCGAACGCCTGCACCGCCAGGCCGAAGCGGCGAAGAAGTATCAGGAATTCAAAGCTGAAGAACGCCAGCTCAAGGCGCAACTGTCGGCCTTGCGCTGGCAGGATCTGAATGATCAGGTTGGCCAGCGCGAGTCGATCATCGGCACCCAGGAAGTCAGTTTCGAAGCCTTGGTCGCCGAGCAGCGCAATGCCGACGCGGCCATTGAGCGCCTGCGCGACGGTCACCATGACCTGTCCGAGCGCTTCAATCTGGTGCAAGGGCGCTTCTATTCGGTCGGCGGCGACATCGCCCGGGTCGAGCAGAGCATCCAGCACGGCCAGCAGCGTCTGCGGCAGTTGCAGGACGACTTGAAAGAGGCCGAGCGCGCCCGTCTGGAAACCGAGTCGCACCTGGGCCACGACCGCACGTTGCTGCTGACCCTCGGCGAAGAGCTGGACATGCTCACCCCCGAGCAGGAAGTCACCAGCGCTGCCGCCGAAGAGGCTGCTGCCGCGCTGGAAGATTCCGAATCCGTCATGCACGGCTGGCAGGAGCAGTGGGACGCTTTCAACCTGACCGCTGCCGAACCGCGTCGTCAGGCCGAAGTCCAGCAGTCGCGCATCCAGCAGCTGGAAACCAGCATGGAGCGTCTGGCTGATCGGCAGAAACGTCTCGGTGAAGAACGCGCGTTGCTCTCGGCTGATCCGGAAGACGCGGCGATCATGGAACTCAATGAGCAGCTCGCCGAGTCCGAAGCGACGCTCGAAGATTTGCAGACCAGTGAGGAAGCGCAGGTCGAAAAGCTTGAACAACTGCGTCAGGAATTGCAGCAAGCGCTGATCGCGCAGCAGCAGGCGCAGGGTGATCTGCAGCGGCTCAACGGTCGCCTGGCGTCCCTCGAAGCTTTGCAGCAAGCCGCGCTCGATCCGGGCACCGGCACCGCCGAATGGCTGAAGGAACACAACCTCGCCGAGCGTCCGCGTCTGGCCGAAGGCCTGAAGGTCGAGGCGGGTTGGGAGCTGGCGGTGGAAACCGTGCTCGGCGCCGATCTGCAAGCGGTGCTGGTCGACGACTTCAGCGGATTCGATTTGTCCGGATTCACCCAAGGCGATCTGCGCCTGCTCAGCCCGGCCAGCGATGGCGTGCGTGTGGCGGGCAGCTTGCTGGATAAAGTCGACGCGCAGATCGATCTGTCGCCGTGGCTCGGTCAGGTCAAACCGGTCGACAGCCTTGAGCAGGCCTTGGCTTTGCGCGGGCAGTTGAGCGCTGGCGAGAGTTTGATCAGCCGCGACGGTTACTGGGTCGGTCGGCACTTTTTACGCGTACGACGGGCCAGCGAAGCGGAAAGCGGCATGCTCGCCCGTGGCCAGGAAATCGAAGCGCTGCACCTCGAGCGCGAAGAGAAAGAAGCCACGGTCGAGGCCATGGAAACCCGTCTGCAAACCCTGCGCGCGCAACAGCGTCAGCAGGAAAACGGCCGCGAGCATTTGCGTCGTTTGCTGCAAGACGAAGCGCGTCAGCAAGGCGAGTTGAAAGCGCAACTGTCCGCCGGTAAAGCCAAGGCTGAACAGCTCACCCTGCGTCGTACTCGTCTCGATGAGGAGCTGGTCGAACTCGGCGAGCAACGCGAACTCGAGCACGAACAGATCGGCGAAGCGCGCATGCAATTGCAGGAAGCGCTGGATGCCATGGCGCTGGACACCGAACAGCGTGAGTTGCTGCTGGCCCAGCGCGACAGCCTGCGCGAACGCCTCGACCGTGTGCGTCAGGAAGCGCGGCAGCACAAGGATCACGCGCATCAATTGGCCGTGCGTCTCGGCTCGTTGCGCGCGCAGCACGACTCCACGCGTCAGGCGCTGGAGCGTCTGGAAATGCAGGCCGAGCGCCTCACCGAAAAGCGTGAACAGTTGAGTCTGAACCTGGAGGAGGGCGAGGCGCCGCTGGAAGAGCTGCGCCTGAAACTCGAAGAGTTGCTCGATAAGCGCATGACCGTCGACGAAGAGCTGAAGACCGCGCAGATCGCCCTCGAAGACGCCGATCGCGAATTGCGCGACGCGGAAAAACGCCGGACTCAGGCTGAGCAGCAATCGCAGTTGATTCGTGGCCAGCTCGAACAGCAACGCATGGAATGGCAAGCCCTGACCGTGCGCCGCAAGGCTCTACAGGATCAATTGCTCGAAGACGGCTACGATCTCAACGGCGTGCTCGCGACATTAACCGCGCAAGCCAGTGAACGCGAAGCCGAAGAAGAACTCGAACGCATCAATGCGCGGATTCAGCGCTTGGGTGCGATCAACCTCGCGGCCATCGATGAATACACGCAACAATCCGAGCGTAAACGTTATCTGGATGCGCAGGACGCCGATCTGGTCGAAGCACTGGAGACCCTGGAAAACGTCATTCGCAAGATCGACAAGGAAACCCGTAATCGCTTCAAAGATACCTTTGATCAGATCAATGGCGGTTTACAGGCGCTTTTCCCAAAAGTTTTCGGTGGCGGGCGCGCGTATTTGGAACTGACGGGCGAAGATCTACTCGATACAGGGGTAACGATCATGGCGCAGCCGCCAGGGAAGAAGAACAGCACCATCCATTTGCTCTCCGGCGGGGAAAAAGCCCTGACCGCGCTGGCACTGGTGTTTGCCATCTTCAAATTGAACCCGGCGCCGTTCTGCATGCTCGATGAAGTTGACGCGCCGCTGGATGACGCTAACGTTGGACGCTACGCACGCTTGGTCAAAGAGATGTCGCAGACCGTGCAGTTCATCTATATCACCCACAACAAGATCGCCATGGAAATGGCTGAGCAGTTGATGGGCGTGACGATGCATGAACCGGGTTGTTCGCGACTGGTAGCCGTGGATGTCGAGGAGGCGATGGCGATGGTGGACGCCTAG
- the xdhA gene encoding xanthine dehydrogenase small subunit, translating into MIQFLLNQELRSEHALDPNLTVLNYLREHVGKSGTKEGCASGDCGACTVVVGELQTDDEGREHIRYRSLNSCLTFVSSLHGKQLISVEDLKHKGELHSVQKAMVECHGSQCGFCTPGFVMSLFALQKNSDAPDHAKAHEALAGNLCRCTGYRPILAAAEQSCCGKQPDQFDAREAETIARLKAIAPTDIGELNSGDKRCLVPLTVADLADLYDAYPQARLLAGGTDLALEVTQFHRTLPVMIYVGNVAEMKRIDTFEDRIEIGAATALSDCYEALNAEYPDFGELLHRFASLQIRNQGTLGGNIGNASPIGDSPPLLIALGAQVVLCKGETRRTLNLDDYFIDYKVTARQESEFIEKIIVPRTTAEQLFRAYKVSKRLDDDISAVCAAFNLRVENGVITDARMAFGGMAAIPKRAAHCEAALIGAPFNNAVVERACAALAEDFTPLSDFRASKEYRLLSAQNLLRKYFIELQTPHIETRVTAYV; encoded by the coding sequence GTGATCCAGTTTTTACTTAACCAGGAACTCCGTAGCGAGCACGCCCTGGACCCGAATCTGACTGTGCTCAATTACCTGCGTGAACACGTGGGCAAGTCCGGCACCAAAGAAGGTTGCGCCAGTGGTGACTGCGGCGCCTGCACCGTGGTGGTCGGCGAGTTGCAAACGGATGACGAGGGTCGCGAACACATTCGCTATCGCAGCCTCAATTCGTGCCTGACGTTCGTCTCGTCGCTGCACGGCAAACAACTGATCAGCGTCGAAGACCTCAAACACAAAGGTGAACTGCACAGCGTGCAAAAAGCCATGGTCGAGTGCCACGGCTCGCAGTGCGGTTTCTGCACCCCCGGTTTCGTCATGTCGCTGTTCGCCCTGCAAAAGAACAGCGATGCACCGGATCACGCCAAGGCTCACGAAGCGCTGGCCGGCAACCTCTGCCGTTGCACCGGCTACCGGCCGATTCTGGCGGCTGCCGAGCAATCCTGCTGCGGCAAGCAACCGGATCAGTTCGATGCCCGCGAAGCGGAGACCATCGCGCGCCTCAAAGCCATCGCCCCGACCGATATCGGCGAACTCAACAGCGGTGACAAGCGCTGCCTGGTGCCGCTGACCGTCGCTGATCTGGCCGATCTCTACGACGCTTACCCACAAGCGCGCCTGCTCGCTGGCGGTACCGATCTGGCACTGGAAGTTACCCAGTTCCACCGCACCCTGCCGGTGATGATCTACGTCGGCAACGTCGCGGAAATGAAGCGCATCGACACCTTCGAAGACCGCATTGAAATCGGTGCCGCCACCGCCCTCTCCGACTGCTACGAAGCGTTGAACGCCGAGTACCCGGACTTCGGCGAATTGCTGCATCGCTTCGCCTCGCTGCAAATCCGCAATCAGGGCACCCTCGGCGGCAACATCGGCAACGCCTCGCCGATCGGTGACTCGCCACCGCTGCTGATCGCTCTCGGCGCACAGGTTGTGCTGTGCAAGGGCGAAACCCGCCGCACCCTGAACCTCGACGATTACTTCATCGACTACAAAGTCACGGCCCGTCAGGAAAGTGAATTCATCGAAAAGATCATCGTCCCGCGCACCACGGCTGAACAGTTGTTCCGCGCCTATAAAGTGTCGAAGCGTCTGGACGATGACATCTCCGCCGTCTGCGCCGCGTTCAACCTGCGCGTCGAAAACGGTGTGATCACCGATGCGCGCATGGCCTTCGGCGGCATGGCCGCGATCCCGAAACGCGCTGCCCACTGTGAAGCTGCGCTGATCGGTGCGCCGTTCAACAACGCCGTGGTCGAACGCGCCTGTGCCGCACTAGCGGAAGATTTCACGCCGCTTTCGGACTTCCGCGCCAGCAAGGAATATCGCCTGCTCAGCGCGCAGAACCTGCTGCGTAAATACTTCATCGAACTGCAAACACCGCACATCGAGACTCGGGTGACCGCTTATGTCTAA
- a CDS encoding GntR family transcriptional regulator, whose product MTFKAPDSLAEQIAHHLAERIIRGEMKPGERIQEQKVTLALNVSRGSVREALLILERRHLIAILPRRGAHVTEMTPHKVQSLCTLMSELYILLGNSVANGWQVQSDMAPFVQIQQRLTASYERQDIRSFVDDSFSVMRAAYPFANNPYLQETVENLQPAMSRAYFLALEQRKASMSEFLELFERLLAAVLARDLPQIRIVLTAYAQRSCDLVVSALTVA is encoded by the coding sequence ATGACGTTCAAGGCGCCGGACAGCCTCGCCGAGCAAATCGCTCACCACCTCGCCGAACGCATCATTCGTGGCGAAATGAAGCCGGGAGAGCGCATCCAGGAACAGAAGGTCACGCTGGCCCTCAATGTCAGCCGCGGCTCGGTCCGCGAAGCCTTGCTGATCCTCGAACGCCGTCACCTGATCGCGATCCTGCCGCGTCGTGGTGCGCACGTCACCGAAATGACGCCGCACAAGGTGCAGAGCCTGTGCACGCTGATGAGCGAGCTGTACATCCTGCTCGGCAATTCGGTAGCCAATGGCTGGCAAGTGCAGTCGGACATGGCGCCGTTCGTGCAGATCCAGCAGCGCCTGACCGCCAGCTACGAGCGTCAGGACATCCGCAGCTTCGTCGACGACAGTTTCAGCGTGATGCGCGCGGCCTATCCGTTCGCCAACAATCCGTACCTACAAGAAACGGTCGAGAACCTGCAACCGGCGATGAGCCGCGCCTACTTCCTCGCCCTCGAACAGCGCAAGGCCTCAATGAGCGAGTTCCTCGAACTGTTCGAACGCCTGCTGGCCGCCGTGCTCGCCCGTGATTTGCCACAGATCCGCATCGTGCTGACGGCTTACGCCCAGCGCAGCTGCGATCTGGTGGTTTCCGCGCTGACGGTTGCCTAA
- the zipA gene encoding cell division protein ZipA, with the protein MEIGLREWLIVIGIIVIAGILFDGWRRMRGGKGKLKFRLDRSLSNLPDEDTSAELLGPARVLDTHQEPQLDEHDLPSVSMPAREAREPRESGSKRGKRGGNGPAQGDLNLDLDLDGGPSFSSRDDDFVEGTKPAPAVADKDQPQAEEVLVISVICRDAAGFKGPALLQNILESGLRFGEMDIFHRHESMAGNGEVLFSMANAVKPGIFDLDDIDHFSTPAVSFFLGLPGPRHPKQAFDVMVAAARKLSQELNGELKDDQRSVLTAQTIEHYRQRIVEFERRALTQKR; encoded by the coding sequence ATGGAAATCGGTCTGCGCGAGTGGCTGATCGTCATCGGCATCATTGTGATAGCCGGTATTCTTTTCGATGGCTGGCGCCGTATGCGCGGCGGCAAGGGAAAACTGAAATTCCGTCTTGACCGAAGTCTGTCCAACCTGCCGGACGAGGACACCAGCGCTGAGCTGTTGGGCCCGGCCCGTGTACTGGATACGCACCAAGAGCCACAGCTGGATGAACACGATCTGCCGTCGGTGAGCATGCCGGCCCGCGAAGCACGCGAGCCTCGCGAGTCCGGCTCGAAACGTGGCAAGCGTGGCGGCAACGGCCCGGCTCAGGGCGACCTGAACCTCGACCTGGATCTGGACGGCGGCCCGAGCTTCAGCAGTCGTGACGACGATTTCGTTGAAGGTACAAAACCTGCGCCAGCGGTGGCCGACAAGGATCAACCGCAAGCCGAAGAAGTCTTGGTCATCAGTGTGATCTGCCGTGACGCTGCCGGCTTCAAAGGCCCGGCGCTGTTGCAGAACATCCTGGAAAGCGGTCTGCGTTTCGGCGAGATGGATATTTTCCACCGCCACGAAAGCATGGCCGGCAACGGTGAAGTGCTGTTCTCCATGGCCAATGCGGTCAAGCCGGGCATTTTTGATCTGGACGACATCGACCATTTCAGCACCCCGGCGGTGAGCTTCTTCCTCGGCCTGCCAGGCCCGCGTCATCCGAAGCAGGCCTTCGACGTGATGGTGGCCGCAGCCCGCAAGTTGTCGCAGGAACTGAACGGCGAGCTGAAAGATGACCAGCGCAGTGTTCTGACCGCGCAGACCATCGAGCACTACCGTCAGCGCATCGTTGAATTCGAACGCCGCGCCCTGACCCAGAAGCGCTAA